The following are encoded together in the Ranitomeya imitator isolate aRanImi1 chromosome 4, aRanImi1.pri, whole genome shotgun sequence genome:
- the LOC138675936 gene encoding uncharacterized protein, whose protein sequence is MTAHAGLVPNANLNTSVLPAEVITGCRSASREEDRRDLRVLKKGVTPVRLEEMEHFLNKYPDKEAAKLLHDGFREGFKIPFVEMEVRLSTKNLKSAREFPEVVTEKLHKEVALGRMAGPFDTAPIDNLRVSPLGVVPKKEPNKFRLIHHLSFPKGSSVNDGIDPQLCSVLYTSFDSAMSWVRKSGQGAMLAKTDIEAAFRLLPVHPDSMHLLGCFWDGGFFVDRCLPMGCSLSCAYFEAFSTFLEWVVKDVTGLGSCVHYLDDFLFVGSAFSSDCSVLLHSMEGVAKRFGVPLAAEKTVGPVTSLSFLGIEIDTVAMECRLPEDKLVNMRLEVKRVGSLKKVTLREVQSLLGKLNFACRIMPMGRVFCRRLSLATIGIRAPNHFIRLRRDLKDDLKVWEFFLESYNGKSLWIAPVVSAEFLGILIGSADESGFSLFFRNEWLVAEWPKMWKDNGLVADLTLCEVFPIVVALTLWGGNVRDKKICFRCGSIGAMEAINSLSSSKHSILRVLQHLVWVGLNFNLWVTAEFGVLKYNNILEALSSSQWDRVRELAPQVEPTGKSRGNYLFGSWVIHLSSGRQ, encoded by the exons ATGACGGCGCATGCAGGTTTggtaccaaatgcaaatttaaacACGAGTGTTCTGCCTGCGGAGGTAATCACGGGGTGTCGAAGTGCTTCAAGGGAGGAAGACAGAAGGGATCTGAGGGTTTTGAAAAAAGGGGTGACACCAGTTCGGCTGGAAGAGATGGAGCACTTTCTAAATAAATACCCGGACAAAGAGGCTGCGAAATTGTTGCATGATGGTTTTCGGGAGGGATTCAAGATCCCTTTTGTTGAGATGGAGGTGAGGTTATCAACCAAGAATTTGAAATCAGCCAGGGAATTCCCAGAAGTGGTCACTGAAAAATTACACAAAGAAGTGGCCTTAGGTAGAATGGCTGGCCCGTTTGACACGGCCCCCATCGATAACCTGAGAGTGTCGCCATTGggggttgtgccaaaaaaggagccTAACAAGTTCAGGTTGATTCATCACCTTTCATTTCCGAAGGGCTCTTCGGTAAACGATGGAATTGACCCCCAATTGtgttctgtgttatatacttcttTTGATTCGGCAATGTCGTGGGTTAGGAAAAGTGGACAAGGGGCcatgttggcaaagacggacattGAGGCAGCGTTTAGACTGCTACCAGTTCATCCGGACAGTATGCATTTGCTTGGTTGTTTTTGGGACGGGGGATTTTTTGTGGATCGTTGTTTGCCGATGGGGTGTTCACTGTCATGCGCCTATTTCGAAGCATTTAGTACATTTCTAGAATGGGTAGTTAAGGACGTGACAGGACTCGGCTCTTGtgttcattatttggatgatttcctGTTTGTAGGGTCAGCTTTTTCTTCGGATTGTTCGGTTTTACTTCACTCGATGGAAGGGGTGGCTAAAAGATTTGGCGTTCCGTTGGCAGCGGAAAAAACGGTTGGGCCTGTTACATCTTTGAGTTTTCTGggtattgaaatcgacacggtggcAATGGAGTGTAGATTGCCAGAGGACAAACTGGTGAACATGAGATTGGAGGTGAAGCGCGTGGGTAGCTTGAAGAAGGTAACACTTCGCGAGGTCCAGTCATTGCTTGGTAAACTGAACTTCGCATGTCGGATCATGCCAATGGGAAGAGTTTTTTGTCGTAGACTTTCATTGGCCACGATTGGGATTAGAGCGCCGAATCATTTCATACGGCTTAGGAGGGACCTGAAGGATGATTTGAAAGTTTGGGAATTTTTCCTGGAATCATATAATGGAAAGTCACTTTGGATTGCGCCGGTGGTGTCGGCGGAGTTTCTCGGAATCTTGATCGGTTCGGCGGACGAATCAGGTTTTTCTTTGTTCTTTCGGAACGAATGGTTGGTAGCCGAGTGGCCAAAAATGTGGAAAGACAATGGTCTGGTAGCTGATCTTACACTCTGCGAAGTTTTTCCTATCGTGGTAGCTTTGACACTATGGGGAGGCAATGTTCGAGACAAGAAAATATGTTTTCGTTGCGGCTCAATTGGGGCAATGGAGGCTATTAATTCGTTGTCATCATCAAAACACTCTATTCTGCGAGTTTTGCAGCACTTGGTTTGGGTTGGTTTGAATTTTAATTTGTGGGTCACGGCGGAGTTTGGGGTTTTGAAATATAACAACATTCTTGAAGCTCTTTCTTCTTCACAGTGGGATCGTGTTCGGGAGTTGGCACCTCAAGTGGAACCCACAGGGAAG AGCCGAGGCAATTACTTATTTGGATCATGGGTCATTCATTTGTCTTCTGGGCGGCAGTGA